ATCACGATAGATGGCTACTCTTCATGTGGCAAAAGCACCCTTGCAAAACAGCTGGCCAGGAAACTGGACTATGTTTATATCGACAGCGGTGCCATGTACCGTGCTATTACCCTTTATTTTTTACAGAATCGTGTTGATTGGACAAGCTCCCCGGCAGTAGTAGAAGCATTACACAACATCCACCTGGATTTCGTGTGCAACTCCCTGACCAGCCTGTCAGACATGTACCTCAACGGCGAAAATGTAGAGCACCTGATCCGTGAAATGTTAGTAGCAGAAAAGGTAAGTGAAGTGGCCGCCGTAAAAGAAGTACGTGAATTTGCTGTAGCACAGCAGGTGAAAATGGGCGCCCGTAAAGGTATTGTGATGGATGGCCGGGATATCGGTACCGTCGTATTCCCACATGCTGAACTGAAAATCTTCATGACAGCAGATATCACCATCCGCGTAGAACGCCGCTTTAAAGAACTCTACGAGAAAAATAAAAATATTACCCTCGAAGAAGTAAAACAAAACCTGGAATTACGTGACTACATCGATGCTAATCGTGAAATTTCCCCACTGAGAAAAGCAGACGATGCTATCATCCTGGATAACAGTCACTTAAACCTGCACGACCAGCTGGAACTGGTGATGCAATGGGTAGAAGATGCAATTATGGCGCATTCTTCATAAAATAATATTTTCTATTATTAAAAGACTTTTATACATTTGCGATGGTACTCCAGGTATGGGGTACCTATCCCAAATAATTTTCCAGATCCTCTCGAATATCCTGTAATCTGTTTGCATGTATAACAGTAATTCACTGTATGCATCTCCAACCTTATCCATCCTGAAAAGCACTGCGAAGTATCAGGGAAGTCGTATGTGATATCTGAAATACATAGTGCTGCAATCGACTAACTGCATAAGACAGTAATACCGACATTGTGAACTTAAGTCAACACCTATACCTGTTGCCTTATGAAAGTCTTATATGCTATATCCCAAAAGGACCTTTGCTATTAACCGATTATCGACATTATTATAATATAAAAACCGCCCGAAAGTAGTGTTCCTGTTGCTTTCAGGCATCTTTAAACTTAATGTGGAATGGCGAGACTTTATGTCCCGTTCCATATTTTCAGTAGGTGTATTCGGTTAATAGGAAGAAGGGGCGAATTCTTTCGCCCTTTCGCTTTTTATACCTGCCCATTCCATCATCTCCCGGAAATTCTTTCTAAGCAAAAAAATATCAGCAACAGGTAACCCACTATAGGTTTAACCCGGAAATTGAAACTACATTAGGTAAAGGTTGTCAGTGAATGATGGAGAAGTACCAATGCTGCTGAATATGATCAATTTAATCCTGAACTAATTCCACTTTTTAAAGACTATTCTATTCTGTTCAATACTGTTTAAAACATATATCAACCAGTAATTCTCTAACCTTAAACGATCCCATGTATGTGGACAATCTCCGACTCATGTACCAGGCGGGCCATGCTCCTGCTATTGGTTTGCCTCGTCTGTCTTACGGCCAAAGCCCAGCATATCCGCATTACCGGCAAGGTTACCGGTGCAGGCAATGTAGTACTGCCCGGCGTAACGGTGCTGGTAAAAGGTAATAATACCAGCGGCACCGTTACAGATGCTTCCGGCAACTACAGCCTCCAGGCCCCATCCAGTGGCATACTGGTATTTAACTATGTCGGCTATACGAAAAAAGAAGTGGCAGTAGCCGGCAAAACTATTATTGATGTTAGTCTCGAAGAAGACAGCAAGCAACTTGGTGAACTGGTAGTAACAGCATTAGGTGTGAAGAAAGAAAAAAAGAAACTAGGCTATTCCGTGACGGAAATCAAAGGCCAGGACCTCGCAGTAACCAATGAAATCAGTCCTGTCAATGCCCTGCAAGGCAAAGTTGCCGGCGTACAAATAGACCAGGGCGCCGGCGGACTATTCGGCAGTACCAAAATCCTGATCCGTGGAAACTCTACCCTGGGTACCAACAACCAACCCATCTTTGTAATTGATGGGGTCATCATGGACAACAACACTTTTAGTGGTACCGGCCGCGATTTCGGTAATGATCTCAAAAACCTCAACATGGAAGACTTTGAGAGTGTGTCGGTATTGAAAGGCTCCGCAGCTGCAGCATTGTATGGCTCCCGCGCTATTAACGGCGTTATCCTGATTACCACCAAAAAAGGAAAACAACAACGCGGTATAGGCGTCAACGTTACCCAGTCATACAATGTGTTTAAACCCTATTCCGGCCCCGACTTTCAGAACGAATACGGCGGCGGCAGCGTAGGCGCTTTCTTTACCGATAACCGTGATCCTAACTATGCTGCTGACGAATCATGGGTAACAAAAGTATTCCCCAAAGACCCCGTAACCGGAAAACCTTATATCGACAGACAAATCAACCGTGAGCTGGAAAACTGGGGGCCTAAATTCTCCGGACAGGATGTAACTAACTATGATGGAATACCTACCAAATATGTAGCCCAGCCTAATAACTTCCTGGATGCCTTCAGAACAGGTAAAGGATGGTCTACCAATATTGCCATGGATGGCGGTAATGAAAAATCTACTTTCCGCCTGTCCTATACCCGCGACGTGAGTGATGGTATCGTATACAAAAACGCCATGACTAAAAATGGTTTCGATCTGCGGGTGACGCACAATATCAATAAATGGATCAGTGCTGATGTTGGCGCCAACTATACCGTATTCAATGGTAAAAACCCGCCACGGCTCGGCGGCCTGGATGCTTTCGGCTCTTATAACTTTGGTAAATTATTTACCTGGGTGCTCCCAAGAAACTATGATACCAAATACTGGATGCAGCAAAGCAAGTATGTAAGCAGTTTGGGTGGTACTCCCAATCCACAGGATCCGAATGAAACAAATAAAGCACCTGAAGCAAGGTTCTGGTTTAATCTCTTCGAAAATGACTATCTCCAGGATGAACAGAATGTTCGCGGACGTATAGCCCTCACCGCTACCCTCAGCCAATGGGCCAAACTCTCCCTGGAAGGTAATGTCAATAACCTCTACACCAGGAACGAAAATAAAGAACTGGGACAAAACCCAGATTTTGCAGGTGGTTTATATGGTTTAGGACATACCAGCAAGGAAAGCTACTTCCTGAAATGGATGTTGTCTATGAATAAAACCTTTAATAAAGACCTGGAAGTAAATGGTTATATCGGTGGGGAAACACAACGTTACCAGACTACTTATAACTACTCTGAAACGCGCGGTGGACTCAGTTATCCGGGAAATTACTTTATCGCGAATTCTATTCAGACACCTTATACGGAAGGTGGTATAAAAAGTCGTAAAGCTTTCAATTCACTATATGCCAGTGCGGATATCGCCTATAAAAATCAACTCTTCCTGCTGGCTACCTGGCGTGGCGACTGGTCTTCTGCGCTGACCTACTCCAACGGAACTGGTAATAACTTCTATCATTATCCCGCTGCCAGCCTTTCCTGGTTATTCAGTGAAACATTTAAGATGCCTGAATGGGTTACCTATGGTAAGTTCCGGACAAATATAGCGGCGCTGGGAAAAGATACTGATCCTTTCACCATCAATCCCGGGTTTGCATTCAACGGCTATACGAATAGTAACGGTACCGACTATCCGCTTTCTACCTACACGAGATATCCTGATCCGCTTACCGGCAGCTTTATCGCTCTGGTGCCTAATCTGAAGCCTGAGCGTAAGATCGCCAAGGAAGTAGGTATGGAAATGCGTTTCCTGAAAAGCCGCATCGGATTTGATCTCTCCCTGTACCAGGATAATACAAAAAATCAGATCATCAGTATTGGCACACCACAGGAAACAGGACTGGAAGGCATTATCATCAATGCCGGAAATATCCGAAACCGCGGTGTTGAGCTGATGGTAACAGGTACGCCGGTTCAAACTAAAAACTTTGAATGGAACACCAGCTTTAATTATTCTCACAATAAAAACCTGATCCTCGACCTGTATGAGGGCCGCAACGAATACGACCTGGGAGCCAATATCGGTGAAATCAGTACCTGGGCTATTGTAGGTAAATCTTATGGTACGCTGCGTACTACTATTCATTCCAAAGCATACCAGGCAACGGATGATAATGGCAAGGCTGTTGATAATCCCAATAACGGAAAGCCGGTGCTGGCATGGCGATCCGACGCCAGGGCGGCGTTTCCTGCCAGAAGCAATACCCTGCAGGATGTAGGAGATATTAATGCTAAGTTTCGCGGAGGATGGGAAAATACTTTCCGTTATAAAAATTTTAGCCTGGGTGTATTGCTGGATGCCAAATTCGGTGGCGATTTTGTTATGCTGACTTATCGTTTTGGTACACATACCGGCGTATTCCCTAATACCCTGGAAGGTCGCGATGCCAGCCATGGTGGCATAACATGGGTAAGTAAGTATGATGGCAAAACCTATGACGATGGTATGATCCCTGATGGTGTTTTTGATAAAGGACAGAAGGTGACATTACCTAACGGAACATCGGTAGATGTTGGAGGAATGACCTATAAGGAGGCTTATGACAAAGGATTGGTAGAACCAACACATGCGCCGCAGTATTACTATCGCCTGGGTTCTTCCAGCACCGGCGTGTCCGACTTCTGGATCAAAAAGAACAGCTGGGTATCACTCAGACAGGTGTCGCTGAGTTATCGTTTTTCTGAAAATATCTGCCGGAAGTTATCACTTAATAACCTGAGTGTTGCCATTGTTGGCCGCGATTTGCTCTATCTGTATAATACACTGCCATACAATTATAACCCGGCCTCAAATAACTCCAATAATACTGCCTTCTCTGGTGAACAGGGCTTCCTGCCTATGATGCGTTCCATTGCAGGTACTATCAGAGTAGGATTTTAGTCATCTAAAAAATCAGATCATGAAGAATTTATTCCATAAATATACAGTGCTGGGGATGTTGCTGGGATTAAGTGCAGCTTCCTGCCAGAAAAATTTCGGAGACATCAATACCAACCCCAGCGTGGTTACTACACCGGATATAAAATATCTGTTGAGTTATACAGAAGATAAACTGATCAGCTACCAGGGAACAGAGTGGGTATGGGAAAATATGGAACAGTTGCTGAGATACACACAACATGTAACTGCGAGTCCTTATGAGATAACGAGTAATGTTAATACCCGTTATTCCAATTACTATCTGCAGATTTTACCCAACCTGTTTGAAATACGCAGGCAGGCAGATGCTAAGTCAGACAAAGACCGCTACCAGAAAGCGAAAGCGGTAACCTATGTATTGCAGGCGCTGCACGGTATTAAGGTGACAGATATGAACGGCGCTATTCCGTATACCGAGGCGATAGAAGGCAGGTATCAATCTAAATATAACCCTGTATACGATAATCAGCAGACACTGTTCAATACCTGGCTGACAGAATTGAATAGTGCGATAAAAGTCTTGTCAGATAATAGTCTGGCCAATCAGGTTGTCTACGGAAATTCAGATATTTATTATCAGGGCGACTGGGTAAAATGGGTGAAGCTGGCCAATACCTTAAAGCTTCGTATAGCCGCGCGTCTGGAAAATGCAGATAATGCTACCTGTAAGAGCATATTCCAGGAGGTAATGAAGGATGCCATTGGTCCTATCGATGATAATACCGCGCAGGTAAAGTATCTAAACCAGACCTATGCGCCATTTGGTACCAGTGGCGATATCGACTACCGTAGCCGGAGATATGCCAGTACCAGTATTATGCAGTTCCTGAAAGGTAGCAATGATCCGCGTTTACCAATATATTTTGATAAGAATGATATCCCTGTTGGATTTAAAGATTCACTTACAAAATATAATGTAACCGCACCTGCATTTATTAATTTAAATGACCCGCTGATAAATTATCAGGGCGGCCCTGCCGACTGGACAACAAACCCCACTGTAGCGGCTTTCCTGAGTAATACATTTGCTGTCGGGCCCAATAAATATGCGCTGATATCCCCGCTAAACAGGAAGTTTTTCTCTCCTAAATTAAATGCAGCAACGGGTAATTTTGAAGATATACCAGTATCTTATGCAGAGACTTGTTTTTTAATAGCAGAATTTACCCAGAAAGGATATGCAGGAGGAGTGGATACCAAAGGAACAGTGAATGACTGGTATACCCGCGGTATCACCAGCAGCATTGTAACGATGAATGAGATAGCGGTGAATGCGGGTTCTGCAACATCGTTTAGTGGTAGTGGTGATACACAGATTGCGGCCTATCTGAGCAATAGTCAGGTAAAGCTGAATGGAACCAATGACCTGGAGCGTATCTACATACAGGCTTATCTCAACTACCTTCGTGTTCCTAATGAGGCTTATGTATTTTGCAGACGCACTGGTTATCCAAAACTGAGCTCAGGCTATTATGCCAGGGAGGTCTTTAATGAGCAGATTCCGCGCCGTTTCTGGCTCACAGACCCGGGAGAGGTAAATCGTGCTAATTGGAGTGCAGCGATGACAGCGCAGGGTTTTACACCTAATGCGCAGGATGTTAATACGCTGGCAACACAACGGGTATGGTATGATAAGACAGCACCTGATTTTGGCAAAGGAAATTAAAATATGAGTTAATAAAAATAAGAGGCATTTTCTACCTGGTAGAAAATGCCTCTTATTTTATATGAAAAAACAAAACATAATCCTTACAAACAACAGAACAGAGGCCTTTGCTGCGCTGCACCTTATGCTGCTTTGCGTGAAGAAGAAAAGCGCCGTAGGTGCCCTATATAAAGGTTCGTGTGCCGGCGAAGCTCTTCCTGAACTCCGAAGGCGTGCTTCCCTTTTTCTTCTTGAATATCCTGTTGAAATTAGATAAGTTCATAAATCCGCACTGGTAGCAGATTTCGGAGACGGAATGTGTCGTGTCAATCAGCATACGGGAGGCGTGTCCGATTCTGATTTCGTTCAGGCTATCAATAAACGTTTTGCCGGTACGCTTTTTTATAAATCGGCTCAGCGATACCGGTGTCATGTTGACGTGCTTCGATAGTTCATTCAGGCCTATGTCTTTATCGAAATGCTGCTGCATGTATTCAAATACTTTCTCAATACGCCTGCTGTTAAAGGTATTCAGCGATTCGGCAGCGGCGCTGCTAAGCATTCTCATATTCCGTGATATGGAAAGGTCATGCAGGATGGAGAACAACTCCAGTACGGAGTCGAAGCCTGTTTTATGCGGAAGGGCCAGCATCCTTGGTTTCAGCGCTGTAATTGTTTCCCTGGAGAAGGAGATACCTTTACTGGCATTTTCGAATAAGGCGCGGATAAAGCTCAGCTGATTTCTTTTCAGGAATTTATTATCGAAAAGATTGGCGTGGAACTGAATGGTTACTTCCGTTATTTTCTTGCTGCTGCATTGGTGGTCCAGCCATACGTGTTCTACGTTTGGCGCTACCAGTACCAGTTCCAGGTCGTCGATGTCTTCTACATGGTCTCCCACAATTCTTCTGGCTCCGGCTGCATTGATGATGAAGTTCAATTCATACTCTTCATGGTAATGTAGCGGAAAGTTGAAATGTGTTTTCTCCCTGGAGAAAATCATAAAGCAATCGTGTTCTGTTAAGGGCGTAATTTCTTTATATGCCTGCGTTTTGCGCATAATCTGTTCAATATAATGGTATAAATATAGTACATAATTGTATTAAAAGTATTATTGTATATGGTACAATTAATATAGTTATAATATGTCTTGTTTTGTTGTTAGTAAAGGGTTTTAGGTAGACGGTATACAAATTAGGTAAAAATTGTCATGTTGATATTGTAAAAGATGGGATAAAAAAGTATCAGTATTGAGTTGTTTAATGAGATACTTTTGGAAACATGTTCCAATGCAGTAACCAGCAACGTTATGAATCAACCGAAATTCGCTGGGGCAGGAAAAACTAAACATAATTGCATTATTAAAACAGTGACAATTCTTAATTCCATTAAACATTGCTCTATGCACTTACAGCACAGTATCCCTTCAGTTTTACAAAAAAAAATGCGGTACCTGGGCCTTCTTCTAGCCCTGTTGCTGGCATTTAACGGCGCCGTCAGGGCGCAGCAGCTGCCATTGAGCGGCACAGTAACCAATGAAAAAAATGAGCCACTTCCTGGTGTATCCGTATCCGTAAAAGGCGCTGTCAACGGCGTACTCACCGGAGTAGACGGTAAATACAAAATCAGCGCTAACGGTAAGGCTATTCTTGTATTTTCTATGATTGGTTTTGACTCCAAACAGGTGCCGGTAGGTTCCCAGACCACCGTGGACGTACAGCTCCACGAATCCCTGACACAGCTCAGCGATGTGGTGGTAACAGCCATGGGTATCAAAAAAGAAAATAAAGTACTCGGTTATGCTATCACACAGGTAAAAGGTGAATCATTTACCAAGGCCCGCGAAACAAACGTAATGTGGGGCCTCCAGGGTAAAGTAGCCGGTGTAAACGTAACCAAGCCAGTTACCGGTGCTTCCGGATCCAGCCGCGTGGTAATGCGTGGTGGCGACTTCGGTGGCAGCCAGCCCCTCTATGTGATCGATGGTATTCCAATGGTATCAGGAAATATGGGTAGCATCGACAATATGTACGGCGGCTCCGATGCCGGCGATGGTGTAAGCAGCATCAATCCGGACGATATCGAGTCTATGAACGTATTGAAAGGTAACACCGCCGCAGCTTTATACGGTGCAAGAGCTTCCAATGGTGTAATCGTTATCACCACTAAAAAAGGCCTGGCGCATAAAGGTATCGGTGTAGAAGTAAACAGCACTTACAGCATAGAAAGTGCAATAGACCATACAGATAAAGACTATCAATATCAATATGGTATCGGTATCGGTGGCCTGAAACCTACTACACAGGCAGAAGCCCTCGCTGCTGGCCGCTCCAGCTGGGGTGCTAAACTCGATGGTTCCAGCGTTATCCAGGGTGATGGTGTTTCAAGACCTTACAGCGCCGCTAAAAACAACGTGAAACATTTCTATAAAGATGGTAATACCTTTACCAACTCCGTAGCTTTACTCGGTGGTACTGAAAACCTCAACTTCCGCTTCGGCTTCGCTGATATGGATAATAAGGATATCATGCCTAATTCAGGTGTACACAGAGATAACTTCACACTCAATGTTAATGCACGCCTCGGTAAAAAACTGACCGCTACCCTCAATGCACAATACATTAAGGAAAAAGCGAGAAACAGACCAATGCTCAACGACTATACCTCCAACGCAGCCGTTGCCGCATGGTTAATGCCTACCAACTATGATATCCGCGACTGGAGCAACCCACGCAGAGCAGATCGTAGCGAAAACCTCTGGACTACCAACAACTATTGGGCAAACCCTTATTTCGTTGCCTACCAGACACCTTCCGGCAATAAAGATGACAGATTCATCGGTTCTGCCGATCTCAAATATGATTTCGATGATCACCTCTATGCCAGAGTACTTACCGGTACCGACTTCGCTTATCGCAACAGTATGAGCGTATGGCCTGACGGCGTAGGCTTCTATCCAAATGGAAGCATGAGCAGCTCCATTGCTTATCGCAACGAGTTCAACGCAATGGGAATGATAGGTTACAACAACATCTTCTCCAAAAACTGGTCACTGAATACTTTCGTAGGTGGCAACGTGATGAAGAAAAAGTATTCCAGTACTTCAGCGAGCGGCGATAAATTCATCGTTCCTGGATTCTATGCGATCGGCAACACGACGACTCAATCTGGCGGTAGCTCCCGCAGCGAATCACAGATCAACTCTGTGTTCGGTTCTGCTGAATTAGGATTCCATAACTATCTCTACTTAACGGTTACCGGCAGAAACGATTGGTTCTCTACCCTTGATCCTGCTAATAACAATATCTTCTATCCTTCTGTGGGCGCCAGCTTCGTGCTCTCCGATGCGGTGAAATTACCTGAGTGGATCAGCTTTGCAAAAGTACGCGGCTCCTGGGCACAAACTGGTAGTGATGCGGATATCAGCGCTTATCAGCTGAACATGACTTACAATATTAATGGCTCCATCTTTGGCGTTCCATTAGGTGCTATTGGTTCTTCCACTGTACCAAACTCAAAACTGCACCCTCAGCTGACAACTACCTATGAAGGCGGTCTGGAAGCACGTTTCCTGAATGGCCGACTGGGTATGGATCTCGCGGTATATAGCCGTCAGATTACGGATGCAATCCTGTACTCACCGATCTCCAGCAGCTCTGGTTTCTCTGGTACTTACATGAACGCAGCAAGTATGGGTAATACCGGTATTGAACTGTTATTAACTGGTACGCCTGTACGAACTAAAGATTTCCAATGGCAGGTTAGCTACAACCTGGGCTACAACAAAAGCAAAGTAAAAGAACTCATCAACGGTGCGCAGACAATGCAGCTCGCACAGAACCGCTCCGGCCTCTGGGGCGACGGTGGTGTGCCTTCCTATATCTTTGCTCAGGTGGGCAAACCTTTCGGCCTGCTCGAAGGAACTACCTACACCCGCGATGCACAAGGCCGTATTGTATTTGATGATAAAGGCCTGCCTGTTGTAGGTGCTGTTAAAAACCTGGGTAACGGTATCGCACCTACTACAATGGGTATCTCTAATACGCTTACCTACAAACAGTGGTCAATCGACTTCCTGATCGATGGTAAATTCGGTGGTAAAATGTTCTCCGGAACCAACAACCTGGCATGGTACCAGGGGCTGGCTAAAGAAACCCTCGATGGCCGTGAAGGCGGTATCATCGGTAAAGGTGTAACTGCTGATGGTAAAGAAAATACCGTAAAAGTATCTGCTGAAGACTACTATAAATTCGTTGCCAACAACATCACTGAACAGTTTATCTATGATGCATCATATATTAAACTGCGTCAGATTGTACTGGGCTACAGCCTGCCACAACGCTGGATCAAAGGCTCTGCTTTCCAGTCTGTTTCCCTCTCTTTTGTAGCGCGTAACCTCCTCACCATCTACTCTAAAGTACCAGTGGTTGATCCTGAATCTGCCTATACAACCGGTACCGGACAAGGTTTTGAAATGTTAGGTATGCCTGCTACACGCAGCTTCGGATTTAACCTGGGTGTTAAATTCTAATTATTAGTCATCATCAGCAAAAGAGAAAAATTATGAAAAGAAAATATCTGGCCTATATAGGAGCTTCGCTGGTTTTAATGACTGCAAGCTGTACCAAAGACCTGACAGATCTTAATACCAACCCGAACAGCACCACTGCTGTTCCTCCTTCCACCATGCTTAGTAATGTGGAACTGGCCACGGCCACATTGGGCAGAGGTACGGAGCGCCGTACCAACCTGGCCTTTACCATGATGGCGATGCAACAATTGTCATCTACCGAAACAATTGATGGTGGTGAAGGGGATAAGTACCTGAAAAATGATAACGCAGGTAATCTCTTTGATGATACCTACAGCCTGATCGTTAATAATATCGAACAACTGCAACAGGCAGTAAAAAATGATCCTAAACAGATCAACCTGTTGTCTGCCTCCCGTATCTGGCGCGTGCTGGTATTCCAGCGCCTCACGGATGCCTACGGCGATGTACCTTATTTCGATGCAGGTAAAGGTTACTCCGAAGGTAAATTCACCCCAACTTATGATAAGCA
This window of the Chitinophaga sp. Cy-1792 genome carries:
- the cmk gene encoding (d)CMP kinase, translating into MKKIIITIDGYSSCGKSTLAKQLARKLDYVYIDSGAMYRAITLYFLQNRVDWTSSPAVVEALHNIHLDFVCNSLTSLSDMYLNGENVEHLIREMLVAEKVSEVAAVKEVREFAVAQQVKMGARKGIVMDGRDIGTVVFPHAELKIFMTADITIRVERRFKELYEKNKNITLEEVKQNLELRDYIDANREISPLRKADDAIILDNSHLNLHDQLELVMQWVEDAIMAHSS
- a CDS encoding SusC/RagA family TonB-linked outer membrane protein: MWTISDSCTRRAMLLLLVCLVCLTAKAQHIRITGKVTGAGNVVLPGVTVLVKGNNTSGTVTDASGNYSLQAPSSGILVFNYVGYTKKEVAVAGKTIIDVSLEEDSKQLGELVVTALGVKKEKKKLGYSVTEIKGQDLAVTNEISPVNALQGKVAGVQIDQGAGGLFGSTKILIRGNSTLGTNNQPIFVIDGVIMDNNTFSGTGRDFGNDLKNLNMEDFESVSVLKGSAAAALYGSRAINGVILITTKKGKQQRGIGVNVTQSYNVFKPYSGPDFQNEYGGGSVGAFFTDNRDPNYAADESWVTKVFPKDPVTGKPYIDRQINRELENWGPKFSGQDVTNYDGIPTKYVAQPNNFLDAFRTGKGWSTNIAMDGGNEKSTFRLSYTRDVSDGIVYKNAMTKNGFDLRVTHNINKWISADVGANYTVFNGKNPPRLGGLDAFGSYNFGKLFTWVLPRNYDTKYWMQQSKYVSSLGGTPNPQDPNETNKAPEARFWFNLFENDYLQDEQNVRGRIALTATLSQWAKLSLEGNVNNLYTRNENKELGQNPDFAGGLYGLGHTSKESYFLKWMLSMNKTFNKDLEVNGYIGGETQRYQTTYNYSETRGGLSYPGNYFIANSIQTPYTEGGIKSRKAFNSLYASADIAYKNQLFLLATWRGDWSSALTYSNGTGNNFYHYPAASLSWLFSETFKMPEWVTYGKFRTNIAALGKDTDPFTINPGFAFNGYTNSNGTDYPLSTYTRYPDPLTGSFIALVPNLKPERKIAKEVGMEMRFLKSRIGFDLSLYQDNTKNQIISIGTPQETGLEGIIINAGNIRNRGVELMVTGTPVQTKNFEWNTSFNYSHNKNLILDLYEGRNEYDLGANIGEISTWAIVGKSYGTLRTTIHSKAYQATDDNGKAVDNPNNGKPVLAWRSDARAAFPARSNTLQDVGDINAKFRGGWENTFRYKNFSLGVLLDAKFGGDFVMLTYRFGTHTGVFPNTLEGRDASHGGITWVSKYDGKTYDDGMIPDGVFDKGQKVTLPNGTSVDVGGMTYKEAYDKGLVEPTHAPQYYYRLGSSSTGVSDFWIKKNSWVSLRQVSLSYRFSENICRKLSLNNLSVAIVGRDLLYLYNTLPYNYNPASNNSNNTAFSGEQGFLPMMRSIAGTIRVGF
- a CDS encoding SusD/RagB family nutrient-binding outer membrane lipoprotein → MKNLFHKYTVLGMLLGLSAASCQKNFGDINTNPSVVTTPDIKYLLSYTEDKLISYQGTEWVWENMEQLLRYTQHVTASPYEITSNVNTRYSNYYLQILPNLFEIRRQADAKSDKDRYQKAKAVTYVLQALHGIKVTDMNGAIPYTEAIEGRYQSKYNPVYDNQQTLFNTWLTELNSAIKVLSDNSLANQVVYGNSDIYYQGDWVKWVKLANTLKLRIAARLENADNATCKSIFQEVMKDAIGPIDDNTAQVKYLNQTYAPFGTSGDIDYRSRRYASTSIMQFLKGSNDPRLPIYFDKNDIPVGFKDSLTKYNVTAPAFINLNDPLINYQGGPADWTTNPTVAAFLSNTFAVGPNKYALISPLNRKFFSPKLNAATGNFEDIPVSYAETCFLIAEFTQKGYAGGVDTKGTVNDWYTRGITSSIVTMNEIAVNAGSATSFSGSGDTQIAAYLSNSQVKLNGTNDLERIYIQAYLNYLRVPNEAYVFCRRTGYPKLSSGYYAREVFNEQIPRRFWLTDPGEVNRANWSAAMTAQGFTPNAQDVNTLATQRVWYDKTAPDFGKGN
- a CDS encoding AraC family transcriptional regulator → MRKTQAYKEITPLTEHDCFMIFSREKTHFNFPLHYHEEYELNFIINAAGARRIVGDHVEDIDDLELVLVAPNVEHVWLDHQCSSKKITEVTIQFHANLFDNKFLKRNQLSFIRALFENASKGISFSRETITALKPRMLALPHKTGFDSVLELFSILHDLSISRNMRMLSSAAAESLNTFNSRRIEKVFEYMQQHFDKDIGLNELSKHVNMTPVSLSRFIKKRTGKTFIDSLNEIRIGHASRMLIDTTHSVSEICYQCGFMNLSNFNRIFKKKKGSTPSEFRKSFAGTRTFI
- a CDS encoding SusC/RagA family TonB-linked outer membrane protein, with amino-acid sequence MHLQHSIPSVLQKKMRYLGLLLALLLAFNGAVRAQQLPLSGTVTNEKNEPLPGVSVSVKGAVNGVLTGVDGKYKISANGKAILVFSMIGFDSKQVPVGSQTTVDVQLHESLTQLSDVVVTAMGIKKENKVLGYAITQVKGESFTKARETNVMWGLQGKVAGVNVTKPVTGASGSSRVVMRGGDFGGSQPLYVIDGIPMVSGNMGSIDNMYGGSDAGDGVSSINPDDIESMNVLKGNTAAALYGARASNGVIVITTKKGLAHKGIGVEVNSTYSIESAIDHTDKDYQYQYGIGIGGLKPTTQAEALAAGRSSWGAKLDGSSVIQGDGVSRPYSAAKNNVKHFYKDGNTFTNSVALLGGTENLNFRFGFADMDNKDIMPNSGVHRDNFTLNVNARLGKKLTATLNAQYIKEKARNRPMLNDYTSNAAVAAWLMPTNYDIRDWSNPRRADRSENLWTTNNYWANPYFVAYQTPSGNKDDRFIGSADLKYDFDDHLYARVLTGTDFAYRNSMSVWPDGVGFYPNGSMSSSIAYRNEFNAMGMIGYNNIFSKNWSLNTFVGGNVMKKKYSSTSASGDKFIVPGFYAIGNTTTQSGGSSRSESQINSVFGSAELGFHNYLYLTVTGRNDWFSTLDPANNNIFYPSVGASFVLSDAVKLPEWISFAKVRGSWAQTGSDADISAYQLNMTYNINGSIFGVPLGAIGSSTVPNSKLHPQLTTTYEGGLEARFLNGRLGMDLAVYSRQITDAILYSPISSSSGFSGTYMNAASMGNTGIELLLTGTPVRTKDFQWQVSYNLGYNKSKVKELINGAQTMQLAQNRSGLWGDGGVPSYIFAQVGKPFGLLEGTTYTRDAQGRIVFDDKGLPVVGAVKNLGNGIAPTTMGISNTLTYKQWSIDFLIDGKFGGKMFSGTNNLAWYQGLAKETLDGREGGIIGKGVTADGKENTVKVSAEDYYKFVANNITEQFIYDASYIKLRQIVLGYSLPQRWIKGSAFQSVSLSFVARNLLTIYSKVPVVDPESAYTTGTGQGFEMLGMPATRSFGFNLGVKF